One Staphylococcus simiae genomic region harbors:
- a CDS encoding multidrug effflux MFS transporter → MIMSSAKSKHFSLLLLITLGVMTAFGPLTIDMYVPSLPKVQNAFSSTTSEIQLTLSFTMIGLALGQFIFGPLSDALGRKRVAVSILIIFVITSFIAIVTTHLYLFLILRLIQGLTGGGAIVIAKASVGDKFSGNELAKFLASLMVINGIITILAPLAGGWALSMYTWRTIFTILTVISLIILIGVASQLPKTPKHELKQVNFNQVFKDFGSLLKKPGFIIPMLLQGLTYVMLFSFSSASPFITQKLYNMTPQQFSVMFSVNGIGLIVVSQIVALLVEKMHRHFLLILLTMIQVTGVILIVITLVFHLPLWLLLVAFFLNVCPVTSIGPLGFTMAMEERTGGSGNASSLLGLFQFILGGLIAPLVGLKGQYDTTPYIVIIVMTAVALITLQMIYFKMINKQSA, encoded by the coding sequence ATGATTATGTCATCAGCTAAATCAAAGCATTTTTCACTATTATTATTAATCACATTAGGTGTTATGACAGCATTTGGACCATTAACTATAGATATGTATGTGCCCTCATTACCTAAAGTTCAAAATGCTTTTAGTTCAACAACTTCTGAAATTCAATTAACACTCTCATTTACAATGATTGGACTCGCACTTGGTCAATTTATTTTTGGACCATTATCTGATGCTTTGGGACGTAAACGTGTTGCTGTATCCATTTTAATTATTTTTGTCATCACTTCGTTCATTGCTATTGTCACAACACATTTATATTTATTTTTAATCTTACGTCTTATACAAGGATTGACTGGTGGTGGTGCAATAGTTATTGCTAAAGCATCTGTAGGAGATAAATTCAGTGGTAACGAGTTGGCAAAATTTTTAGCTTCTTTAATGGTTATCAACGGTATTATTACTATCCTTGCACCTTTAGCTGGTGGTTGGGCATTATCAATGTATACGTGGAGAACAATATTCACTATACTAACTGTCATTTCGTTAATTATATTAATTGGAGTCGCTTCACAATTACCTAAAACACCTAAACATGAATTAAAGCAAGTGAATTTTAATCAAGTTTTTAAAGACTTTGGTAGTTTATTAAAGAAACCTGGTTTTATTATTCCTATGTTGTTACAAGGCTTGACTTATGTCATGTTATTTAGCTTTTCATCAGCTTCGCCATTTATTACCCAGAAATTATATAATATGACGCCTCAACAATTTAGTGTCATGTTTTCAGTGAATGGTATTGGCTTAATTGTCGTAAGTCAAATTGTGGCTTTATTGGTAGAAAAAATGCATCGTCACTTCTTACTTATCTTATTAACAATGATTCAAGTGACAGGTGTGATACTCATTGTCATTACTTTAGTATTCCACTTACCTTTATGGTTATTACTTGTCGCCTTTTTCTTAAATGTTTGCCCAGTAACTTCTATTGGTCCTTTAGGTTTCACAATGGCTATGGAAGAACGCACAGGTGGAAGTGGTAATGCCTCGAGTTTACTAGGCTTATTCCAATTTATTTTAGGGGGACTCATCGCTCCATTAGTTGGGTTAAAAGGGCAATATGATACAACACCTTACATTGTCATCATCGTTATGACGGCAGTTGCTTTAATTACACTGCAAATGATTTATTTTAAAATGATTAATAAGCAATCAGCATAA
- a CDS encoding GyrI-like domain-containing protein, with the protein MDYKVKQLETLNLIGVTKSYSNGTEAQQHIADFWQQFFNMQWEQTLVAQSNNQLPGFLGVLSPHDNGCMDYMIAVTTDIEDDSEFETIELAASKYMVVEAKGAVPKAIQHKMSEIHDYLTNSRDISAKHAPCFELYGEGDTTSDNYITELWIPIN; encoded by the coding sequence ATGGATTATAAAGTAAAACAACTTGAGACATTAAATTTGATTGGTGTAACTAAATCATATAGCAATGGTACTGAAGCACAACAGCACATAGCTGATTTCTGGCAACAGTTTTTTAATATGCAGTGGGAACAAACGTTAGTTGCACAAAGTAATAATCAACTTCCAGGTTTTTTAGGTGTATTATCGCCACATGACAATGGATGCATGGACTATATGATAGCTGTAACAACAGATATTGAAGATGATAGTGAGTTTGAGACAATAGAATTAGCAGCAAGTAAATATATGGTTGTTGAAGCTAAAGGTGCGGTTCCTAAAGCGATACAACACAAAATGTCAGAGATTCATGATTATTTGACGAATAGTCGCGATATCAGTGCTAAACATGCACCATGTTTTGAATTATATGGTGAAGGTGATACGACAAGTGACAATTATATTACTGAACTATGGATACCAATTAACTAA
- a CDS encoding C39 family peptidase: MNKTILPVKPISQLFPIPMVMGCEGVSAAMMLQYNNQHIKATDIMKHWPTHPNNPHKGYVGHHFLVKLGNYHQTIFPDAYVPFLQRYNPNIIDGTGKSLDELKHVIDQGQPVVIYHTNLGSKPLLRVFKFDNQPAKHVSNIHVTLLIGYDDYYYYYIDPLWSHIRRGLVFPAIFPNRKQIIKIRKEKMEFSFNAPGRKCLYIDPSTTSN, encoded by the coding sequence ATGAATAAAACAATATTACCTGTAAAACCTATCAGCCAACTATTCCCTATTCCTATGGTTATGGGATGTGAAGGTGTCTCAGCAGCAATGATGTTGCAATATAACAACCAACATATCAAAGCGACAGATATTATGAAACATTGGCCGACGCATCCTAACAATCCTCATAAAGGTTATGTAGGTCACCATTTCTTAGTTAAATTAGGCAATTATCATCAAACTATTTTTCCAGATGCTTATGTACCTTTTTTACAACGCTATAATCCGAATATTATAGATGGAACTGGTAAATCTTTAGACGAATTGAAACATGTTATTGATCAAGGCCAACCAGTAGTTATATACCATACAAATCTTGGTTCTAAACCTTTGTTACGCGTCTTTAAATTTGATAACCAACCTGCAAAACACGTTTCAAACATCCATGTGACATTGCTCATTGGTTATGATGATTACTATTATTATTATATTGATCCTTTATGGAGTCATATCAGACGAGGCTTAGTTTTTCCAGCTATCTTCCCAAACAGGAAACAGATCATCAAAATACGTAAAGAAAAAATGGAATTTAGTTTTAACGCTCCTGGGCGAAAATGTCTTTATATCGACCCATCAACAACTTCTAATTAG
- a CDS encoding metallophosphoesterase, with protein sequence MRIGAISDLHVDRHNVLTSEDYLAALVVAVNSKHIDILLLAGDIANHFEITTHFIQRLTDKIDIPVLFVPGNHDFWQAATLSTPDILAKYQQLDQCLINQPYIANEEWAIVGHTAWYDYSYANDKFSLEQLESGKHYGATWQDKEKISWGISDQRLSRLAAEQVEQDIKKVGNRKIILMTHMVTHHQFVVPTPHRIFDFYNAYIGTSDFDDIYHRYHIPFSIMGHVHFRKVVSEQGTTFMCPCLGYPRQWRTNDIQHEMVQTLMTFEI encoded by the coding sequence GTGAGAATTGGAGCTATTTCAGATTTGCATGTTGATAGACATAATGTCTTAACATCAGAAGATTATTTAGCAGCGCTTGTTGTAGCTGTTAATAGTAAGCATATAGATATTTTATTGTTAGCAGGGGATATTGCTAATCATTTTGAAATCACTACGCATTTTATACAAAGATTAACTGACAAAATTGATATACCAGTATTGTTCGTTCCTGGGAATCATGATTTTTGGCAAGCAGCTACATTATCTACGCCAGATATATTAGCTAAGTATCAACAACTCGACCAATGTTTAATAAATCAGCCGTATATTGCAAATGAAGAATGGGCCATAGTAGGGCATACGGCTTGGTATGATTATAGTTATGCCAATGATAAATTTTCACTTGAACAACTCGAAAGTGGTAAACATTATGGCGCAACATGGCAAGATAAAGAAAAAATTTCTTGGGGAATAAGTGATCAACGTTTATCAAGGTTAGCAGCTGAACAAGTTGAACAAGATATTAAGAAAGTAGGAAATAGGAAGATAATTTTAATGACACATATGGTCACACATCATCAATTCGTAGTACCCACACCACACCGAATTTTTGATTTTTATAATGCTTATATTGGAACTAGTGATTTCGACGATATTTATCATCGATATCATATACCATTTAGCATTATGGGTCACGTTCATTTTAGAAAAGTAGTGTCAGAGCAGGGAACAACATTCATGTGTCCATGTTTAGGGTACCCAAGACAATGGCGCACAAATGATATACAACATGAAATGGTTCAAACTTTAATGACGTTTGAGATTTAA
- a CDS encoding amino acid permease, translating into MARKLHRELNNRHIQLIAIGGAIGTGLFLGSGQTISLTGPSLLFTYMIIGVVLFAFMRALGELLLSNTKFNSFVDIANEYLGPFGGFVIGWTYWICWIVSSMSDLTAMGQYFAFWYPQVPNWITVLFIVLILISFNLLGARLFGELEFWFSIIKVVTIIAMIIVGLVLIFCSFKTHYGHASFGNLVNHGGIFPNGTFGFLMSFQIAVYSFIGIELIGVTAGETKDPEKTLPKAINNVPIRILLFYIGGLLVIMSVIPWNEMNPDSSPFVKLFTLIGVPFAAGIVNFVVLTAAASATNSGIYSNSRILFGLSQQGLGPKVLSKTNSNGVPYLSMFVSSLTLLVAALLNFIFPNAIQLFIYVTTLSTVLFLVVWAMIIVAYLMYLKKHPNAHKNSKFKLVGGRPIAYIILAFFLFVFILLFFSDETRAAIFISPFWFIFLFFYYKKYKSNAERLAAEQKRQDSNHFRYEN; encoded by the coding sequence ATGGCAAGAAAATTACATAGAGAGTTGAATAATAGACACATCCAATTAATTGCGATTGGTGGTGCCATAGGTACTGGATTATTCTTAGGTTCTGGTCAAACAATTTCATTAACTGGACCTTCACTATTATTCACTTACATGATTATCGGCGTTGTATTATTTGCCTTTATGCGTGCTTTAGGCGAATTATTATTGAGTAATACTAAATTCAATTCATTTGTAGATATTGCTAATGAATATTTAGGTCCCTTTGGTGGGTTCGTCATTGGTTGGACTTACTGGATATGTTGGATTGTTTCAAGTATGTCTGATTTAACTGCAATGGGACAATACTTTGCTTTTTGGTATCCACAAGTTCCAAACTGGATTACTGTACTATTTATTGTGCTCATCCTAATCTCTTTCAATTTATTGGGAGCAAGATTATTTGGGGAATTAGAATTTTGGTTCTCAATTATTAAAGTTGTTACAATTATTGCGATGATTATTGTCGGACTAGTCTTAATATTCTGTTCATTTAAGACCCATTATGGTCATGCATCATTTGGAAATCTAGTGAATCACGGAGGTATCTTCCCAAATGGTACATTTGGTTTCTTAATGTCATTCCAAATCGCGGTATATTCCTTTATAGGTATAGAACTTATAGGTGTTACTGCTGGTGAAACGAAAGACCCTGAAAAGACTTTGCCAAAAGCCATCAATAATGTTCCTATTAGAATTCTATTATTTTACATTGGTGGTCTGTTAGTTATCATGTCTGTCATTCCTTGGAATGAAATGAATCCTGATAGCAGTCCTTTCGTAAAATTATTCACATTAATTGGTGTCCCTTTTGCAGCTGGTATCGTTAACTTTGTTGTCTTAACTGCAGCTGCATCAGCAACCAATAGTGGTATTTATTCAAATAGTCGTATTTTGTTTGGTTTATCACAACAAGGATTAGGACCTAAAGTATTAAGTAAGACGAATAGTAATGGTGTTCCTTATCTTTCAATGTTTGTGTCATCACTCACATTATTAGTTGCAGCATTACTTAACTTTATTTTTCCGAATGCTATTCAATTATTTATTTATGTTACGACCCTATCAACAGTATTATTCTTAGTTGTTTGGGCAATGATTATTGTGGCATACCTTATGTATTTGAAAAAGCATCCTAACGCACATAAAAATAGTAAATTTAAGTTAGTTGGAGGCCGTCCAATTGCTTATATAATTTTAGCATTCTTCTTGTTTGTCTTTATACTATTATTCTTTAGTGACGAAACAAGAGCAGCAATATTTATTTCACCATTCTGGTTTATCTTCCTTTTCTTCTATTATAAAAAGTATAAATCAAATGCTGAACGTTTAGCTGCAGAACAAAAACGACAAGATAGTAATCATTTCAGATATGAAAACTAA
- a CDS encoding cation:proton antiporter — MELLEAFLIFIFAVVISSVINNRFPQIPTAFIQIALGALIFFIPIDVEFEFNSEVFMFAVIAPLLFVEGTHISRKKLLEYRKPILLMAMALVFTTVIGVGYFIHWIWPSLPMPAAFAIAAILCPTDAVAVSAITRGKVLPKGSMSILEGESLLNDAAGIVSFKIAVTALITGSFSAFHAIEQFIISTIIGILIGIIVGFIIIRVRIDLTANKGLKDNNTLTFIQLLTPFAVYFLAEELHASGIIAVVVAGLIHGLEHDRLIKAQTELQMNYHQIWNTFSYALNGFVFVVLGFIVPTVVLDILKTEPQNLSFLITTTLLIALAIYVCRFIWVYFWFNDFYYPKNIQSYLDDDNTVNEQPPTRLRYAFIMTMCGIHGTISLSMALTLPYIIAQGKAFEYRNDLLFVASLMVLISLVLAQVVLPFITPSANKPIFEGMTYQSAKIFMVQKVIEHFTELNKKDKDIDYRPVINQYYGELLFLLNSEPNNKNTKELKRLEDIAKTVETETLERLIDKGKTTYQDINNYRTVIELSENHRNANVVEKIANFFKMFLLRLKAFKHSKAEDRETREQEFNNSFKDVQKIMRVVTHNITIRLRKEQTTDNVLEVNIVINHFYNISRSLKWQAQRRELQKNPENRLPSVPHEIFSNHKLQALYLQRDYLDQMIRRSKIDNTVAAQIRENINYNEIVLAQESKS, encoded by the coding sequence ATGGAATTATTAGAAGCTTTTTTAATTTTTATCTTTGCTGTTGTGATTAGTTCAGTCATCAACAATCGTTTTCCGCAAATACCAACAGCATTTATACAAATCGCCTTAGGTGCACTTATATTTTTCATTCCTATCGATGTAGAATTTGAATTCAATTCAGAAGTATTTATGTTTGCTGTTATCGCTCCATTATTATTTGTTGAAGGCACTCATATATCACGTAAAAAATTATTAGAATATAGAAAACCTATATTATTAATGGCAATGGCTCTCGTCTTTACAACTGTTATCGGTGTTGGTTACTTCATACATTGGATTTGGCCTTCATTACCAATGCCAGCAGCATTCGCTATAGCCGCAATACTTTGTCCTACTGATGCTGTAGCAGTTTCAGCAATTACCCGTGGTAAAGTGTTACCTAAAGGTTCAATGTCTATTCTTGAAGGTGAATCTTTACTCAACGATGCAGCTGGTATCGTTTCCTTTAAAATAGCAGTCACAGCTTTAATCACTGGTTCATTTTCAGCTTTTCATGCCATTGAGCAATTTATCATATCAACAATTATCGGTATTTTAATTGGTATAATTGTAGGATTTATTATCATCAGAGTTCGTATTGATTTAACAGCCAATAAAGGGCTTAAAGATAATAATACTTTAACCTTCATTCAATTATTAACACCTTTTGCTGTCTATTTCCTTGCAGAAGAACTCCATGCGTCAGGGATTATCGCCGTTGTTGTAGCTGGTTTAATTCATGGTTTAGAGCATGACCGACTAATCAAAGCACAAACTGAATTACAAATGAATTATCACCAAATATGGAATACCTTCAGCTATGCCTTGAATGGCTTCGTTTTTGTTGTATTAGGCTTTATAGTACCTACCGTTGTTCTTGATATTTTAAAAACTGAACCACAAAATCTATCATTTCTAATTACAACAACGTTACTCATAGCGTTAGCAATCTATGTCTGTCGTTTCATTTGGGTTTATTTCTGGTTTAATGACTTTTATTACCCTAAAAATATCCAATCTTATTTGGATGATGATAATACAGTTAATGAACAACCGCCCACTAGGCTTCGTTATGCCTTTATTATGACAATGTGTGGCATTCACGGTACCATATCACTATCAATGGCATTAACACTACCGTATATCATTGCTCAAGGGAAAGCATTTGAATATCGTAATGACTTATTATTCGTTGCCTCATTGATGGTACTTATTAGTTTGGTTTTAGCACAAGTCGTTTTACCATTTATAACGCCTTCAGCTAACAAACCTATCTTCGAAGGTATGACTTATCAATCTGCCAAAATATTTATGGTTCAAAAAGTGATTGAACATTTTACAGAGTTAAATAAAAAAGATAAAGACATAGACTATCGTCCAGTCATTAATCAATACTATGGAGAGTTACTATTCCTACTCAATTCTGAACCGAATAACAAAAACACTAAAGAGCTAAAACGTCTAGAAGACATTGCTAAAACTGTAGAAACTGAAACGCTAGAACGATTAATTGACAAAGGTAAAACCACATATCAAGATATCAACAACTATCGTACAGTCATTGAATTATCAGAGAATCATCGTAATGCTAATGTTGTAGAAAAAATTGCTAATTTCTTTAAAATGTTCTTACTACGTCTAAAAGCTTTTAAACATTCTAAAGCTGAAGATCGAGAAACAAGAGAACAAGAATTTAATAATAGCTTTAAAGATGTACAAAAAATTATGCGTGTTGTGACGCATAACATTACGATACGTTTAAGAAAAGAACAAACGACAGATAATGTACTAGAAGTTAACATTGTTATTAATCACTTTTATAACATTAGTCGTTCACTTAAATGGCAAGCACAACGTCGGGAATTACAAAAAAATCCTGAAAATCGTTTACCTTCTGTTCCACATGAAATCTTTAGCAATCATAAATTGCAAGCACTCTATTTACAACGTGATTATTTAGACCAAATGATTAGACGTAGTAAAATCGATAATACTGTCGCTGCACAAATTAGAGAAAATATTAACTATAATGAAATTGTACTTGCACAAGAATCTAAATCATAA
- a CDS encoding APC family permease, with the protein MFNQLKRLIIGQPKKNRELKNEKITKIKGLAILSSDALSSVAYGPEQILITLSVIGAVATWYTLPIAGAVLILLAALIMSYKQIIYAYPKGGGAYMVSKSNLGEKWGLLAGGSLLVDYILTVAVSISSGADAFVAAFPSLYDHKVLIACLLVLCILVLNLRGLTESATVLSYPVYLFIFGLIVLIVIGTWRVATGDIQPNIHATVGTSVPGVTLFLLLKAFSSGAASLTGVEAISNAVTNFKEPSAKNAVKTLVAMGAILAFLLVGIIGLAYVYGIMPEQETTVLSQLATHIFGDNFAFYFIQATTVMILVLAANTGFTAFPMLAASMSKDKYMPRMFTVRGDRLGYSNAIIILGVLAIVLIIAFDGMTEDLIPLYAVGVFIPFTLAQFGMVIKWFHERPKHWIAKLSVNMVGGLITFVVFMILLITKFSQVWPILIFLPFVVLFFMKINKHYCDIAEQLRSEVDVHNVEVVDRNLAIVPITSITTAVDKSIYYAQMLANNDVIAVHVSFGDEDEKAFVEKWKRHFPDVRLVILHSEYRSIIRPISRFIDKINRKAKDQNYMITVVVPEFITKKRWHNLLHNQTSLRMKLYLIYQKNVNVCTIPFKLKK; encoded by the coding sequence ATGTTCAATCAATTAAAAAGACTTATTATAGGACAACCGAAAAAGAACAGGGAACTTAAAAATGAAAAGATTACAAAAATAAAAGGTTTAGCTATTTTATCTTCGGATGCATTATCTTCAGTAGCTTATGGACCTGAACAAATTTTAATTACATTATCTGTCATTGGTGCTGTTGCAACATGGTATACATTACCTATTGCTGGTGCAGTATTAATATTATTAGCAGCATTAATTATGTCATATAAACAAATTATTTATGCTTATCCTAAGGGTGGCGGTGCCTATATGGTATCGAAATCTAATTTAGGGGAGAAGTGGGGATTACTTGCAGGTGGTTCATTGTTAGTTGACTATATCTTAACCGTTGCAGTTAGTATCTCTTCTGGTGCAGATGCCTTTGTGGCAGCATTTCCTAGTTTGTATGATCATAAAGTGCTTATTGCATGTTTGTTAGTGCTGTGTATTTTAGTATTAAATTTACGTGGTTTGACTGAGTCAGCTACTGTATTATCTTACCCAGTGTATTTGTTTATTTTTGGCTTAATTGTACTCATTGTTATTGGTACATGGAGAGTTGCAACTGGCGATATACAACCTAATATTCATGCAACTGTTGGTACATCAGTTCCAGGCGTTACATTATTCTTGCTATTAAAAGCATTTTCATCCGGTGCCGCGTCGTTAACTGGTGTCGAAGCTATTTCTAATGCTGTAACTAACTTTAAAGAACCTAGCGCTAAAAATGCTGTTAAGACATTAGTAGCAATGGGTGCGATTTTAGCATTCTTACTAGTTGGTATTATAGGTTTAGCATATGTCTATGGCATTATGCCGGAACAAGAAACAACAGTGTTATCACAATTGGCAACACATATTTTTGGTGATAACTTTGCATTTTACTTTATCCAAGCTACAACAGTAATGATATTAGTATTAGCTGCAAACACAGGATTTACAGCATTTCCAATGTTAGCAGCATCTATGTCGAAAGATAAATATATGCCTAGAATGTTCACAGTGCGTGGTGATCGTTTAGGATATTCTAATGCTATTATTATTTTAGGTGTCTTAGCTATTGTGTTAATTATCGCTTTTGATGGTATGACTGAAGATTTAATTCCATTATATGCTGTAGGTGTGTTTATTCCATTTACGTTAGCGCAATTTGGTATGGTTATTAAATGGTTTCATGAACGACCTAAACATTGGATAGCCAAATTATCTGTTAATATGGTGGGTGGCTTAATTACTTTTGTCGTATTTATGATATTGCTCATCACTAAATTTAGTCAGGTTTGGCCGATATTGATTTTCTTACCATTTGTCGTTTTATTCTTTATGAAGATTAACAAGCATTATTGTGATATCGCTGAACAGCTTCGCTCTGAAGTAGATGTTCATAATGTTGAAGTTGTAGACCGTAATTTAGCAATAGTTCCAATTACAAGTATTACAACAGCTGTCGATAAATCAATTTATTATGCTCAAATGCTTGCTAATAATGATGTTATTGCGGTGCACGTATCATTTGGCGATGAAGATGAAAAAGCATTTGTAGAGAAATGGAAGAGACATTTCCCTGATGTTAGACTAGTGATACTACACTCGGAATATCGTAGTATTATTAGACCAATTTCACGTTTCATTGATAAGATTAATCGTAAAGCTAAAGATCAAAATTACATGATTACAGTCGTAGTTCCAGAATTTATCACTAAAAAGCGTTGGCATAATTTATTGCATAACCAAACAAGCTTGAGAATGAAACTGTATTTAATTTATCAAAAGAATGTTAACGTGTGTACGATACCATTTAAACTTAAAAAGTAA
- a CDS encoding serine hydrolase domain-containing protein produces the protein MTIKNLYFISIIVIMITAIILSVYLTTTSNTKTLLTHDSEQHVDTIIKHEMNKGHIPGASVLIIKDGKVFLNKGYGYQNIADKEKVTPNTKFEIASNTKAFTGLAILQLAEQHKLNLNDSISKYIPNFHMTYKDKKQDITIKQLLNHTSGISGDITSEDKVTTKHNQLSDLTKEINGKALDDKPGDTFNYANMNYDLLGLIIQHVSNQSYQQYMTEHWLKPLHMSHTSFKTSNSKNKMQATGYELEGTTPHATKPEFNSWDTPAAFMMTSTNDLEKWMKLQLDPPSKYQNIVKQSHQTLAKATGEPNANGYASGWFTNDDEHIAFHQGTLDNFSSYILLNNNKHYGIVVLANLNSEYIPSLIDHISTQIINNDHYSTVENALSHHSNDFNIITVIATAILLLCATMMGYRVWRIKHHEISLRKLKYTSIVSWLCIFIIVMLLVVIYLLPYFILGSNDWMFVLTWLPNEIKVDLISIVLALLAILMLSLLVLNSGQRR, from the coding sequence ATGACTATTAAAAATCTTTATTTTATTTCAATTATCGTAATTATGATTACTGCAATCATTTTAAGCGTCTATCTTACAACAACAAGCAATACTAAAACGCTACTAACTCACGATTCCGAACAACATGTCGATACTATTATCAAGCACGAGATGAACAAAGGTCATATCCCTGGTGCTTCAGTGTTAATTATTAAAGATGGTAAAGTATTCTTAAACAAAGGTTACGGTTATCAAAATATTGCTGACAAAGAAAAAGTAACGCCAAATACAAAATTTGAAATTGCTTCCAATACTAAGGCATTTACCGGATTAGCTATATTACAACTTGCTGAACAACATAAATTGAATTTAAATGATTCTATATCCAAATACATCCCAAATTTTCATATGACATATAAAGATAAAAAGCAAGACATTACTATTAAACAATTACTTAATCATACTAGTGGTATCTCAGGTGATATTACTAGCGAGGATAAAGTCACAACTAAACATAATCAGCTTAGTGATTTAACTAAAGAAATTAACGGCAAAGCGTTAGATGATAAGCCTGGAGATACTTTTAATTATGCTAATATGAATTATGATTTATTAGGTTTAATCATTCAACACGTTTCTAATCAGTCTTACCAACAATATATGACAGAACATTGGTTAAAACCATTGCATATGTCTCATACTTCATTTAAAACGTCTAATTCTAAAAATAAGATGCAAGCTACTGGTTATGAATTAGAAGGTACAACACCACATGCAACAAAGCCTGAATTCAATAGTTGGGATACACCAGCAGCATTTATGATGACTTCTACAAATGACTTAGAAAAATGGATGAAATTACAACTAGATCCACCATCAAAATATCAAAACATTGTTAAACAATCTCATCAAACCTTAGCAAAAGCAACTGGAGAACCTAACGCTAATGGTTATGCCTCTGGTTGGTTTACTAATGACGATGAACACATTGCCTTTCATCAAGGCACTTTAGATAATTTTTCATCATATATTTTGTTAAATAACAATAAGCATTATGGTATTGTCGTATTAGCTAATCTCAACTCTGAATATATACCATCATTAATTGATCACATAAGTACTCAAATCATTAATAATGATCATTATTCAACTGTTGAAAATGCATTGAGTCACCATAGCAATGATTTTAATATTATAACTGTTATTGCTACAGCCATTTTACTATTGTGTGCCACGATGATGGGTTATAGAGTTTGGCGTATTAAACATCATGAAATCTCTCTTAGAAAATTGAAGTATACTTCGATTGTTAGTTGGTTATGTATTTTTATCATTGTGATGTTACTAGTAGTCATATACTTATTACCATATTTCATTCTTGGAAGTAATGATTGGATGTTCGTCTTAACTTGGCTGCCAAATGAGATTAAAGTTGATTTAATAAGTATCGTATTAGCACTCTTGGCGATATTAATGCTATCGTTATTAGTATTGAATAGTGGACAACGACGTTAA
- a CDS encoding NAD-dependent epimerase/dehydratase family protein, giving the protein MSKIFVTGATGLIGIKLVQRLKEEGHEVAGFTTSENGQQKLDSVNCKSYIGDILKAETIDAALADFKPEIIINQITDLKNVDMSANTKVRVEGSKNLIDAAKKHNVQKVIAQSIAFMYEPGEGLATEETPLDFNSTGDRKITVDGVVGLEEETARMDNYVILRFGWLYGPGTWYGKDGMIYNQFIDGNVTLSDGVTSFIHLDDAVETSIQAIDFDNGIYNVADDEPVKGSDFAEWYKNQLGVEPKIDIQPAQPFERGVSNDKFKAQGGTLIYKSWKDGMNPIK; this is encoded by the coding sequence ATGAGTAAAATTTTTGTTACAGGAGCAACAGGTTTAATAGGCATTAAATTAGTTCAAAGATTGAAAGAAGAAGGTCATGAAGTTGCTGGCTTTACGACATCTGAAAATGGTCAACAAAAGTTGGACTCAGTTAATTGCAAATCTTATATTGGAGACATTTTAAAAGCAGAAACAATTGATGCAGCGCTTGCTGATTTCAAACCAGAAATTATCATTAATCAAATTACTGATTTAAAAAATGTTGATATGTCAGCTAATACTAAAGTACGTGTTGAAGGTTCTAAAAATTTAATCGATGCTGCTAAAAAACATAATGTTCAAAAAGTGATCGCTCAAAGTATTGCGTTTATGTATGAACCAGGTGAAGGATTAGCAACTGAAGAAACACCATTAGATTTCAATTCTACGGGTGATAGAAAAATCACTGTAGATGGTGTTGTAGGATTAGAAGAAGAAACTGCACGTATGGACAATTACGTAATACTTCGTTTTGGTTGGTTATATGGACCAGGAACTTGGTACGGTAAAGATGGTATGATTTATAATCAATTTATCGATGGCAATGTGACATTATCTGATGGCGTAACTTCATTTATTCATTTAGATGATGCTGTTGAAACATCAATTCAAGCAATAGATTTTGACAATGGTATTTACAATGTTGCTGACGACGAACCAGTAAAAGGTTCAGACTTCGCAGAATGGTATAAAAACCAATTAGGTGTTGAACCTAAGATTGATATTCAACCAGCACAACCATTTGAACGTGGTGTAAGCAATGATAAATTTAAAGCACAAGGTGGTACTTTAATTTATAAATCATGGAAAGACGGCATGAACCCAATTAAATAG